The following coding sequences lie in one Pseudorca crassidens isolate mPseCra1 chromosome 2, mPseCra1.hap1, whole genome shotgun sequence genomic window:
- the HORMAD1 gene encoding HORMA domain-containing protein 1, translated as MATAQLHRTSMSTFVLPSKISTEQQSLVLVKRLLAVSISCITYLRGIFPECAYGTRYLYDMCVRILREQKDCPGSTQLLKWMSGCYDALEKKYLRLVVLAVYSNPEDPQTISECYQFKFKYTSNGPIMDFISKNQSSESSMSSADTKKASILLIRKIYVLMQNLGPLPNDVCLTMKLFYYDEVTPPGYQPPGFKDGNCEGVIFEGEPMYLNVGEIPTPFHTFKVKVTTDKERIENIDSSVLTPKQLRTPLQKILMDKDDFKDEQEHYISNDFDIETKMEEQKKNPGSSELGEPGVVCEEDEAMRSKESPDLSISHSQVEQLVSKTSELDVSQSKTRSGKIFQNKMANGNQQVKSSKENRKRSQLESAKTVLHHLDSSSQESVPKRRKLSEPKKNT; from the exons ATGGCCACTGCACAATTGCACAGAACCTCCATG AGTACGTTTGTACTTCCCAGTAAGATATCAACTGAGCAGCAGTCTTTAGTGTTAGTGAAGAGGCTTCTAGCAGTTTCAATATCCTGCATCACGTATTTGAGAGGAATATTCCCAGAATGTGCTTATGGAACAAGATATCTATATG ATATGTGTGTCAGAATTCTGAGAGAACAGAAGGATTGTCCAGGATCTACACAGTTATTGAAGTG GATGTCCGGATGCTATGATGCTttagagaaaaaatat ctaAGGTTGGTTGTTCTAGct gtatATAGTAATCCAGAAGACCCTCAG ACAATTTCAGAATGTTACCAGTTTAAATTCAAGTACACCAGTAATGGACCAATCATGGACTTCATAAG TAAAAACCAAAGCAGTGAATCTAGTATGTCATCTGCTGACACCAAGAAAGCAAGTATTCTTCTCATTCGCAAGATTTATGTTCTAATGCAAAATCTGGGACCTTTACCTAATGATGTTTGTTTGACCATGAAACTTTTTTACTACGATGAAG TTACACCCCCAGGTTACCAGCCTCCTGGTTTTAAGGATGGTAATTGTGAAGGAGTGATATTTGAAGGGGAGCCTATGTACTTAAATGTGGGAGAAATCCCAACACCTTTTCACACCTTCAAAGTAAAAGTGACCACTGACAAAGAACGAATAGAAAATATTGATTCATCTGTATTaacaccaaaacaattaagaacaccACTTCAAAAAATTCTTATGGACAAAGATGATTTCAAAGATGAACAGGAGCATTACATAAGT AATGATTTTGACATTGAAACTAAAAtggaagagcagaaaaaaaacCCTGGATCTTCTGAACTTGGAG aaccaGGTGTAGTTTGTGAAGAAGATGAAGCTATGAGGTCTAAAGAAAGTCCAGATCTTTCAATTTCTCATTCTCAG gtTGAGCAGTTAGTCAGTAAAACATCTGAACTTGATGTGTCTCAAAGCAAAACAAGAAGTGGAAAAATCTTTCAGAATAAAATG GCTAATGGAAATCAACAAGTAAAATCTTCTAAGGAAAATCGGAAGAGAAGTCAGCTTGAATCTGCGAAAACA GTCCTTCATCACCTTGATTCTTCTAGTCAAGAGTCAGTGCCAAAAAGAAGAAAGCTTAGTGaaccaaagaaaaatacataa